The following is a genomic window from Bacillus sp. FJAT-52991.
GCAGATTATATTTAACCCGCATCTTAAAGAAGACCATTAGTTCTTCCAACAAAGTATGTGCCTCTTTATCACCGATCTGATCCTCTTTCACGATGGCTATGACAGCTTCTAACACTTCTTCAAGAGAAACATTCCATTTTTTATCAGCTAAAATATGGACGATGCCCGCTGCTTGCCTTCTTAATGCGTAAGGATCTTGAGAGCCTGTCGGAATGATACCAACAGCAAAACAAGAAACGATCGTATCCAACTTATCCGCTAAACTCACCAATGCCCCTGTTAGTGTAGCAGGTGTGTCATCTTCAGCATGGCGCGGTTGGTAATGTTCGTTGATCGCTCGAGCTACTTCTTGATCTTCACCTTTTTGCAAAGCGTATTTTTCTCCCATGATTCCTTGAAGTTCTGGGAATTCATACACCATTTGCGTCACTAAGTCAAACTTACAAATCTGTGCAGCACGATCCGCTTTGCTCTTTGTTTCACTCTCGGCACCTGTTAATTCAGCTAATGTCACCGCTGCTTTACGAATGCGTGCTACCTTTTCTGCCAAGGTTCCGATTTTCTCATGATAAACAATCGTTGTTAGTTTGTTTAAAAATGTATCAATCGTTGTTTTTTGATCCTCTTTATAGAAGAAGTCTGCATCTGCTAGGCGAGCACGAAGAACTTTTTCATTTCCGTGAGCCACTTTGTCTAAAGCACGACTGTCTCCATTGCGCACCGTAACAAAGTATGGAAGAAGCGTCCCATCTTGATCTTTCACTGGGAAATAGCGTTGATGCTCTTTCATTGAAGTAATCAACACTTCTTCTGGTAGCTCAAGAAATTCTTGATTAAATGAACCATAAAGCGCCGTTGGAAACTCAACTAAGTTATTCACTTCTTCAAGCAACGCTTCATCAACAGGAATGACCCATGATTGGTCTTTCTCAATAGTTATTAATTGCTCACGAATCATCGCTTTTCTTTTTTCTGGCTCGGCGATGACGTGTTGCTCCTCTAGACGTTGTACGTAAGTAGAAGCATCTGTAATTTCTACTTGTTCCCCAAGGAAACGATGACCATTTGTTTGATTGTTCGTTGAAACATTGGTGATACTAAAAGGAATCACATCTTGCCCAAATAGAGCAATGATCCACTTAATCGGACGAATATAACGCAAATCATTATCAGCCCAACGCATATTTTTGCCAAAGTGTAAGCTTGTGATCACTTCGCGAAGCTCAGGTAACAATTCTTTCGCTGGCTGACCTTTAACAAACTTATTGACATGAGCATACTCAATCCCTTTGATTTCTTTAAAATAAATATCATCTACCGTCATTCCTTGACCACGAGTAAAGCCGATCGCTGCTTTTGACCACTCTCCGTCTTCTGAAAGAGCAATTTTCTTCGCTGGTCCTTTTGCTTCTTCTTCCATATCTGGTTGGGCTTCCGCCACATCTTTGACAATCACAGCTAGGCGACGAGGAGTAGAAAATACTTGAATGTCTCCGTGCGCAATTTTTTGTTCTGTTAGAAATGCTTCTACTTTTTGACCTAGTTGATTCATCGATTCAGTGACAAAGCGAGCAGGCATTTCTTCTAAACCAATCTCTAGTAGCAAATCTCTTTTATTCATGTTCTGGCTCCCCTTTCCCCTTTAAAATTGGGAATCCTAATTTTTCACGCTCTTCATAAAACGTTTTTGCAATTTGTCTCGCTAAACTGCGCATACGACCTAAATACGCCGTTCTTTCTGTAACCGAAATGGCCCCCTTCGCATCAAGCACATTAAAAACGTGAGAGCATTTCAATACATAATCATAGGCCGGATGAACAAGTCCCTCATCCATTTGGCGCTTTGCTTCCTTTTCATAAATCGTAAATAGATTAAATAACATGTCCGCATCACTTGTCTCAAACGTATATTTAGAATGCTCAAACTCCGGTTGATAAAAAATATCTCTTACGGTAAATCCATCCGTCCACTCAAGATCAAACACATTTTCTTTTTCTTGAATATACGACGCAAGACGCTCAATTCCATATGTAATTTCTACCGAAACTGGCTTACATTCTAAACCACCAACTTGTTGGAAATAAGTAAACTGAGTAATTTCCATACCATCAAGCCAAACTTCCCAACCAAGCCCTGCACAGCCAAGGGAAGGATTTTCCCAGTTATCTTCTACGAAGCGAATATCATGCTCTAATGGGTCGATCCCAAGAGCTTTTAATGAGTCCAAATACATTTCTTGAATATTATCTGGAGATGGCTTCATAATCACTTGGAATTGATGATGCTGGTATAAACGGTTTGGGTTTTCTCCATAACGTCCATCAGCCGGACGACGGCTAGGCTCGACATACGCTACATTCCACGGTTCCGGACCAATCGCCCGTAAAAACGTATAAGGGCTCATTGTCCCTGCTCCTTTTTCTACATCATAGGCTTGCATTAAAATACAGCCATGGTCAGACCAATGTTTTTGCAATGTTAAAATCATATTTTGAATATTCATTGTTTAGCCTCTCTTTCTCCTTATGTTATAAATAAAGCTCTGTTAGAATATAGTGTTGATTTTTGACTCATTTGAATGAAATAAAAACACTTGAAATCAACATCATGGTTTAACAAAGTCATAAATAAAAAACTCTCGTCCCTATGCACAAAATTGTACATAGGGACGAGAGTTACCCGCGGTTCCACCCTACTTGCCAAGGAAAATCCCTCGGCCTCTTTTCCACTGGCTGCTCCAGACTGCCTTTCTTTGACGCTCTCTCCCCGGCTCGCACTATCCCGGGTTCGCTTAAAGTAGAGGAAGTCAAATACTCTATTCCTTCACTGCAGCTATTTACTATCGATTAAGTATATAAAATTTAATCGAAAATCGAGAATTTGTCAATCCTCTTGCTTACGCTCCGTAAAGATCGCTTCCATCTTTTCTAGTTGATCAATGAATCTTCGCGATTTTAAAAATAAACCAGAATATTCATCATAATAAAGTGAAATTGCTGCTCGCAGCTCTTTTTTCGTCTCCGGCTTCACATTGATCGCCCCAAGACGCTCTAAGTCGATATAATAAAATAATCGTAACAGCCTGATCGCTGGCTGAGAAAGCGGCAACCGATGAGGATCGATGTCAAAGCAACGATGACAAAGCAAACCGTTTTCACGAACGGAAAAGGAAAAGCGACCTTCATAACTTTGACATTGGACACAGCTTGACAGTTCGGGACGTAAACCAATGACTTGCAACATTTTCATTTCAAAAATGTTCGTCAAAATTTCCGCGTCATAGCCTTCATTTAAATAATAAAGCGACTGCTTAAGAAACTCATATAAGTACGGATTCACCTGTTGGTCATCCGTACTTTTATCTAATAATTCTACCATATAAGCCGCGTAGGCAGTAATCATTAAATCTTCGCGAACATGCCGCATCGAGGTGAGAATCTCCCCTTGCTGTAATGTTCCGAGACCACTGCCTCGCTGTACAAGAAACTGTCCATGTGTTAATGGCTGGGTAATGGCAGAAAGTCGACTATTTGGTTTTCTAGCCCCTCTAGCCATGAAAGCAAGCTTGCCATTCTCTCTTGTAAATACCGTCACAATTTTATTCGTTTCACCATAATTTATTGTTCGAATAATGATTCCTTCAACTTTTTGAAGCATGAGAAGGCCATCCTTCCATCCTCCTCAATTGGTAATCCCAGTAATCGGGAAATCTAATTCCGCCAGCCTGTGCTCTTGTTCAAACGGGGATCCTTCGTTGTCATTTTTAATTTCCTTATACAAAAGGTATGCTTCTACACTTCCCGTCTCCGAAAAGACTTTCCAGGTAAAATCCAACATATTTTTCCCGCCTTTCTTAAAATTGAAACTGGCATTCACTTGTGGCTTCTTGTTTTAGTTTCACCGATTCCTTATTGATTATGAGGAGCAAAAATTTCTAGTGTTCTCATTAATACTCATCTTCACGAAATCCGAAGTCACGAAGATTAGATTGTTTATTACGCCAATCCTTTTGCACCTTCACCCATAGCTCTAAAAACACTTGGGAACCAAGCAGATTTTCAATATCGATTCGTGAACGCTTTCCTACTTCTTTCAATAAACTTCCACGTTTACCAATGACGATCCCTTTTTGTGAATCCCGTTCCACAACGATCGTGGCCATCACATTAATAATATCTTTATCTTCCCTGCGCTCCATCTTATCAATCACAACGGCAATTGAATGAGGCACCTCTTCCCTTGTCAAATGAAGAACTTTTTCACGAATAAGCTCAGACACAATAAATCGTTCCGGATGATCGGTCACTTGATCAGCTGGATAATATTGAGGACCTTCTGGTAAAATCTCCTCGATTTGTGCCAGCAATCGTTCCACATTATTGCCTTCAAGAGCAGAGATCGGAACAATTTCTTTAAATGGATATAAATCTTTATACTGTTCGATCAGTTCCATTAACTGATCTGGATGAATTTGATCGATTTTATTGAGGACAAGAAACACGGGAGTTTGGATGCCTTGCAGCTTGTCGATAATGAATTCATCTCCGCGCCCATAGCCTTCCTCCGCATTAATCATAAACAGTACAAGGTCTACTTCCTTTAATGTGTTGACAGCCACTTTCATCATAAAGTCCCCAAGCTTATGCTTTGGCTTATGAATACCTGGTGTGTCAATAAAGATCATTTGTGCCTCTTCTTTTGTATAGACACCTTGCACTTTATTTCTGGTTGTTTGCGGCTTGTCGCTCATAATCGCAATCTTTTGTCCGATCACTCGATTTAAAAACGTGGATTTGCCGACATTCGGGCGGCCAATGATCGAAATAAAGCCTGATTTGTATCTTGTATTCGTTTGATTATTCATGTAAGTCCTCCGGTGAAAATGCTCCTGGTAGTAATTGTTCAACTGTATGTTCTTCTATATCTCCTTGAAGGTTCGTTAAAATAACTTTCATGTCAGGTGGACAAAGCTCGGAAATGACTTGCCGGCATGCCCCACATGGAGGCACGGGACGCTTCGTATCCGCTACGACCGCTAAGGCCGCATACTTAGTTGCTCCTTCCGACCACGCTTTAAATAAAGCGGTCCGTTCAGCACAATTGCACATACTGTAGGCAGCATTTTCAATATTGCACCCTTGAAAGACCTTTCCATCCTTGGTCAAAAGCGCCGCTCCTACTTTAAAATGAGAATAAGGAACATAGGCACGTTCTCTTGCAGCTTTAGCTTCTTGAATTAATTGATCAATATCCATCTTCATGCTCCTTTGCTTTCTATTTTAATACAAATTCACTCATTTGTAATCCCTTCTTGGTTAAAAATCTGAAAAATCTAAATTTTTAAAAATAATTCCATTAACTTGGGTATAAATATAATCAAACCTACAATAACAGAAAGAAACGCATATAGCAAAACGGCTCCTGCCGCTAAATCCTTTGCCTGTTTCGCTAAAGGATGATACTCTTCTGTCACTAAATCGACTGTTTTTTCAATAGCCGTATTAATTATTTCTAAAATAAACATCCCAAAAACTAAAAACAAAACAAGAACCCACTCCATTTTCGTAAGCGACAGCCACATGCCCATCAATATGGCAATAACAGCTGCCGCCATATGAAAGCGAAAATTCGGTTCGTCCATTGCTAATCGAATGCCCTGTAGTGCAAACTGATGAGAGGCCGTCAATCGTTTCCAATGAAATGTTCGCTTATCTTTCGAGACCGTATTCATCAAGAATCTCCTTCTGCTTCGCAAACATCACTTTCTCTTCCTCTTCTGTCATATGATCATATCCAAGTAAATGCAGTAAACCGTGAACGACAAGAAAACCTAATTCTCGTTCAAAACTATGACCATATTCCTCCGCTTGTTCCTTCGCTCGAGGAATGGAAATGATAATGTCACCAAGAACCCGCGGAAGATCCTCCGCTCCAGTGATAGTTACCTCTTCCTCTCCCATTTCTTCTAGCGCAAAAGAAATAACATCTGTCGGCTGATCTTTATTTCGATAGTCTCGGTTAATTTCCTGAATTCTTTCATTGTCAGTAAGCGTGATAGACACTTCACTTCCTGCATTTACACCTTCTTTTTTGGCGGTGAAGTTTAATACGTCTGTTATAAGTTGACACGTTTGTTCTCCTAGTTCTTCTGTCTCATCGATAATATCGATCACTAAACCCATCTTATGCCCTCCAATATTCAACTTTGCTTAGCAGGAGCCACTTCTTCTACTCCCGGATACTTAATTCGAGAATGAAATATTCCACTTAATGATTCACATAATGTTTTCTTTACAATTTGTAATTCTTTTAACGAAATATCACATTCACTGAATTGACCATCACATAGCCGATCGGAAACGATTTGTTCTACAAGCGTTTCAATTTGTTCAGTCGTCGGATGGTCCATCGATCGAACAGCCGCCTCGACACTATCTGCTATATTGATGACTGCTAACTCTTTTGTTTGAGGCTTGGGCCCCACGTAACGAAAATCACTTTCTTCTATATCAGGATTGATTTTCTTTGCTTGAAAATAAAAATATTTAACAAGCGTTGTTCCATGATGCTGCTCCGCTACGTCGATGATTTCTTGCGGAAGTTTATGTTCTTTTAACATCTTCACCCCATCAGTCACATGGGAAATAATGATATCTTTGCTCACTTCAGGCGGAAGCTGATCGTGAGGATTTCCTAAACTGCCTTGATTTTCAATAAAAAACTGCGGATGCTTTGTTTTTCCAATATCATGATAATAACATCCTACTCGTGCTAATAACCCATTAGCTCCAATGGCTTCACAAGCCGCCTCTGATAGATTAGCCACCATGACACTATGATGATAAGTACCAGGGGTTTCGGTTAATAATTTTTTTAAAAGCGGCTGATTGGGACTTGATAATTCAATCAGTTTCATCTTTGACAACATACCAAATGCGGCTTCGATAAACGGCAACATCCCCATCGTCAAAACGGCTGATAACAAACCAGACAAAAATGAGAATAAAGTAAAATACAAAAATTCGGTTTGGGTGTACTGGCCACTCACAAGTAACTTCAGAAACAAAATAACAAATACATTAACTAGAGAAACAAGCATCCCAGCACGCAATAAATTAATGTTTTTACTTCCCATTAAGAATAATACCCCAGCTAATCCACTAAACAGAATGTATAGCCCCATCTCAACATTCAGCGTTCCATTGAGCTGCTCATTGAATACCATACTTCCACAAGCAGATAAAACAATAGTTACCATGATAGCGATCCGCTCATTGACAAGAACGGTTAACAGCATCGCGGCTAACGCGGCTGGATAAGCATACGTGAGCTCATAAAAATCACTAAAATCTAATAGATCGGCAAGCTTCATAAGAAGTAAAGAAAAAAGAAAGACTGCGCTGGAAAGCAGTACTGCTGATGTTTTCTTTTCTTCTTCCATAGGTGAATAATGAAAATAATAGTAAAGCAAAAACAAAACAACCGCAATAAAAATTAATAATCCGATCACCGGTTTATAAGATGGATCGTTTTTTAACAAGCCTAGCAGCTCTAGCTGACGATATGTTTCTCGATCAATTAAATGACCTTCTTGCACAATTACTTGCCCTTGAAGAATGCGGACAGGCTCTACATTCTCCATCGCCTCTTTTCTTCTTTTCTGCGTTAATTCCTTATCATACACGACTGTTGGTACGATGGCGTAGCTAGCAATGGCAGCCGCTGCATCTTGATATTCATCTGGAATCGAAGACGTTCGAACTTGATTAACAATCTCTGCTTTCGCGGTAGCTACTTCTTCTGCACGAATTCTATTTTCCAAAGAGGATTCTACAAGGCCCGCTGTCTTTTTTTTCAATAGTTCGAGTTCTTTCGGTTTGGCTTCAAGCAAAGAAGATAATTCCTCGTCTCCAATAACTTTCGTCGCATCTTCTGCTTCATTTGTAAATCTCTTCTTTAAAAATAACAACTGCTCTGTCTGATCCTCAGGATATTTCGTTTTCGCCTCAAGAACAAAATCAAATAACGAGTCAACTAGTAACAACCGATTATTGACGATATCACTTTTATACACGTAGGCCTCTTCTACTTCAGTGGCCGCTCGTTTTTTCTCTTCTTCTGTTTTCTGTTCATCTACTATTGTGACTTGCGATCGAATCGTCCTATCTGAAACCGAGAAGAGTTCAATTTGATACGTTTCAGGTTTCACATGAGTATAAAGCAGCACAAACATTAATATCGCCAATAAAAAAAACACAATCAGTGTAAGCACTCGATCACTCACATAGCTACGAATCCGACAAATCATAGATTGTATATCCATCCTGTCCTCCCGCTAACACTCAGTTTCACTTTTATCGTATATGTAAAATGATAACAGCTTTCTCAAAAAAATTCATGTACCGCCTTGATGAGCATGTTAACTATTCTGCTTCATCCTGAACGAAAAAAGACGACTCATTGGCCGCCTTTTATTCTTTAGCTTCTTCATATGCTTGAATAATTTTAGCAACAAGCGGGTGACGAACGACATCACTTTGCTCTAAATAAATAAACGAAGTGGACGTTACATTCTTTAATATATGCTCTGCAGAGACAAGTCCTGACTGCGCTCCTTTAGGCAAGTCAATTTGCGTTCTGTCACCTGTGATCACCATTTTCGAACCAAAGCCAAGACGAGTTAAAAACATTTTCATTTGTGCTTTTGTAGTGTTTTGCGCTTCATCTAAAATGACGAACGCATCATCAAGTGTCCGCCCCCTCATATAAGCAAGCGGAGCGATCTCGATCGTCCCTCGTTCAATCAGTCGCTGAGTATGTTCGGTTCCCAGCACATCATTTAGAGCATCATAAAGCGGGCGTAAATAAGGATCCACTTTTTCTTTTAAATCACCAGGAAGAAAACCAAGACTCTCCCCTGCTTCCACCGCTGGACGCGTTAAAACAATTCGTTTTACCTGTCCTTTTTTGAGTGCATGAACAGCCATTACCACGGCTAAATACGTTTTACCTGTGCCTGCAGGACCTATGCCAAATACAAGATCTTTATGGCGAATCGCACTTATATATTGCTGCTGTCCTAGCGTTTTAATGCGGATGGGTTTACCTTGCGCATTTTTCGTGATTTCTTGTTCATACAATTCTTCAAGATATTCGATCGTCCCGCGCTTTGCCATTTGCACTGCATTGATGATATCACGCTCACTAATTTGAATCCCTTTTCGAATGACCACCAACAAACGGTAAATAATTTCTTTCACTAACGCTGTTGCGTCTTCCAGTCCGGCAATATGGATCGTTTCTCCTCTTGTAATGATCGAAACGTTAAACTCTTCTTCTAATATCGTTAAATTTTTATCTGATACTCCCAATAAAGCTTGGGCCTCATTCGGGTTATCGAGCTGGAGGTTCATTATGTTTTTTTCTTCTGGCATTCTCTATGTCTCCTTGAGTAATTGATTGACCTACTGCTATATCTTCTAGTACTTGGAAGTGAACAATTAATTTAACTTTACCATTCTTGATCTGATTGTGTAAAATCTTTTCCCCGCTAATTTTTGCTTTTTCAGATAATTGAGCTTGTAAATCTTTTCTAGCCGCTTGAAGAGCTTGTGTCTTCGCTTCATTTTCTGTATATGATCGCTGGACTTGCTCGCTTTCATAATAGCTTTTCTCGATGTAATTAATAGGCAACTTCATCCCTAAAAAAGAGATGGGGTACTCCTTGTCCTCTAGTTGAGCATTCGCAAAAGCAGGCTCTTTAAACCCCCATACTTTCAGCTTAAAACGATCTACTTTTATATAATGCTTTCTCACATTTAGGCCTGTTAACGTATTGAAGTCGGTCGTTAACGGGAGCTCTACCACCGTTTTATACCATGTTTCTCCATATACTTTTCCGGCCGCGGATACTTTTTTGGACTTCTTCTCATCCCCTATATACCCAGAAACCAACAGCTGACCTTTTCGAACAAATTGATTTCTTTTTACAACAGCTTGTCCTTTCTCTACAAACATATTGACAATGACGGCATCTTTTTTTGCCACCAGGTGCTGCGAATCATTTGTTTGTTTTTCTTTCGGAGCATTTTTTTCAACCACCTGGAAGTGATAGGTGCTTCCCCTTAATTCTACTCCAATCCAAGTTAATCCATCTACCTCATGAAATAGCTTTTTTTGCACCATTTCCGGGTCATCTAATGAAAAGATTAATCGCCCTTTCTCAATCCCTATCCGGTCTAGCTCTTTACGAATTTTATGCTCCATCTCTGGACTAGCTCCGTTAATATCAATCCTCCAGACGACATTTGATAACAGTAAGACTAAAACCAAAAACGCTACCATCCCAATGATAAAACCAGAGCTTTTGAGCATTCTTTTCAACAAAAAGGGCAAACCTTCTCCTTTTAAAAAAAACACCTTTCCTTCAAAGTCACGAGCACACTTTCTTAAATCCTGAACGTGATGAAGAGAAAGTGAAAATGTAATAGTCCCCATTTCTTGCCGTTTCACTTGCCAAAGAGGGATACGGGAACGAATCAGCTGATTTAGAAATCGTTCAGCCCCCGGCCCTATAATCTTGACATGGACAACTCCTCTAAAGAAAACAAGCCACTGATTGTTCAACCCTTCTCCCCCCTATCCTTCTAAATACATAAGCTTGACGATTTTCCCTTCAAGTAATATCTCCTCTGGTAATATCGTTTTGATCGTAAAAGAATGCCCTTGAATTAATAACTGACCTTTTGTTAGCAATAATCGAACTTCCTTATCTGAAAAAGCAAGAAGACCTCTATGATTTTCAATATAAATATGGAGCTGACCGATGATTGTGATCCGCGGAAGGTCCATCATGACATCT
Proteins encoded in this region:
- a CDS encoding HD family phosphohydrolase, encoding MDIQSMICRIRSYVSDRVLTLIVFFLLAILMFVLLYTHVKPETYQIELFSVSDRTIRSQVTIVDEQKTEEEKKRAATEVEEAYVYKSDIVNNRLLLVDSLFDFVLEAKTKYPEDQTEQLLFLKKRFTNEAEDATKVIGDEELSSLLEAKPKELELLKKKTAGLVESSLENRIRAEEVATAKAEIVNQVRTSSIPDEYQDAAAAIASYAIVPTVVYDKELTQKRRKEAMENVEPVRILQGQVIVQEGHLIDRETYRQLELLGLLKNDPSYKPVIGLLIFIAVVLFLLYYYFHYSPMEEEKKTSAVLLSSAVFLFSLLLMKLADLLDFSDFYELTYAYPAALAAMLLTVLVNERIAIMVTIVLSACGSMVFNEQLNGTLNVEMGLYILFSGLAGVLFLMGSKNINLLRAGMLVSLVNVFVILFLKLLVSGQYTQTEFLYFTLFSFLSGLLSAVLTMGMLPFIEAAFGMLSKMKLIELSSPNQPLLKKLLTETPGTYHHSVMVANLSEAACEAIGANGLLARVGCYYHDIGKTKHPQFFIENQGSLGNPHDQLPPEVSKDIIISHVTDGVKMLKEHKLPQEIIDVAEQHHGTTLVKYFYFQAKKINPDIEESDFRYVGPKPQTKELAVINIADSVEAAVRSMDHPTTEQIETLVEQIVSDRLCDGQFSECDISLKELQIVKKTLCESLSGIFHSRIKYPGVEEVAPAKQS
- the glyQ gene encoding glycine--tRNA ligase subunit alpha, with translation MNIQNMILTLQKHWSDHGCILMQAYDVEKGAGTMSPYTFLRAIGPEPWNVAYVEPSRRPADGRYGENPNRLYQHHQFQVIMKPSPDNIQEMYLDSLKALGIDPLEHDIRFVEDNWENPSLGCAGLGWEVWLDGMEITQFTYFQQVGGLECKPVSVEITYGIERLASYIQEKENVFDLEWTDGFTVRDIFYQPEFEHSKYTFETSDADMLFNLFTIYEKEAKRQMDEGLVHPAYDYVLKCSHVFNVLDAKGAISVTERTAYLGRMRSLARQIAKTFYEEREKLGFPILKGKGEPEHE
- a CDS encoding YqzL family protein → MLDFTWKVFSETGSVEAYLLYKEIKNDNEGSPFEQEHRLAELDFPITGITN
- a CDS encoding diacylglycerol kinase family protein, translated to MNTVSKDKRTFHWKRLTASHQFALQGIRLAMDEPNFRFHMAAAVIAILMGMWLSLTKMEWVLVLFLVFGMFILEIINTAIEKTVDLVTEEYHPLAKQAKDLAAGAVLLYAFLSVIVGLIIFIPKLMELFLKI
- the era gene encoding GTPase Era: MNNQTNTRYKSGFISIIGRPNVGKSTFLNRVIGQKIAIMSDKPQTTRNKVQGVYTKEEAQMIFIDTPGIHKPKHKLGDFMMKVAVNTLKEVDLVLFMINAEEGYGRGDEFIIDKLQGIQTPVFLVLNKIDQIHPDQLMELIEQYKDLYPFKEIVPISALEGNNVERLLAQIEEILPEGPQYYPADQVTDHPERFIVSELIREKVLHLTREEVPHSIAVVIDKMERREDKDIINVMATIVVERDSQKGIVIGKRGSLLKEVGKRSRIDIENLLGSQVFLELWVKVQKDWRNKQSNLRDFGFREDEY
- a CDS encoding cytidine deaminase, producing MDIDQLIQEAKAARERAYVPYSHFKVGAALLTKDGKVFQGCNIENAAYSMCNCAERTALFKAWSEGATKYAALAVVADTKRPVPPCGACRQVISELCPPDMKVILTNLQGDIEEHTVEQLLPGAFSPEDLHE
- the glyS gene encoding glycine--tRNA ligase subunit beta; its protein translation is MNKRDLLLEIGLEEMPARFVTESMNQLGQKVEAFLTEQKIAHGDIQVFSTPRRLAVIVKDVAEAQPDMEEEAKGPAKKIALSEDGEWSKAAIGFTRGQGMTVDDIYFKEIKGIEYAHVNKFVKGQPAKELLPELREVITSLHFGKNMRWADNDLRYIRPIKWIIALFGQDVIPFSITNVSTNNQTNGHRFLGEQVEITDASTYVQRLEEQHVIAEPEKRKAMIREQLITIEKDQSWVIPVDEALLEEVNNLVEFPTALYGSFNQEFLELPEEVLITSMKEHQRYFPVKDQDGTLLPYFVTVRNGDSRALDKVAHGNEKVLRARLADADFFYKEDQKTTIDTFLNKLTTIVYHEKIGTLAEKVARIRKAAVTLAELTGAESETKSKADRAAQICKFDLVTQMVYEFPELQGIMGEKYALQKGEDQEVARAINEHYQPRHAEDDTPATLTGALVSLADKLDTIVSCFAVGIIPTGSQDPYALRRQAAGIVHILADKKWNVSLEEVLEAVIAIVKEDQIGDKEAHTLLEELMVFFKMRVKYNLQEQEVRYDIIDAVLEGRIGVLPVLFEKAAVLMAHKEDADFKEAMEALSRVLNIAKKAEGTGDVDPGLFINDEEQALYEAVTRVQEAFETTELAEEKYQLLIGLQPVIESYFEHTMVMAQEANIKTNRLYQMKTLAHLITEFADFNAILVK
- the ybeY gene encoding rRNA maturation RNase YbeY, whose product is MGLVIDIIDETEELGEQTCQLITDVLNFTAKKEGVNAGSEVSITLTDNERIQEINRDYRNKDQPTDVISFALEEMGEEEVTITGAEDLPRVLGDIIISIPRAKEQAEEYGHSFERELGFLVVHGLLHLLGYDHMTEEEEKVMFAKQKEILDEYGLER
- the yqfC gene encoding sporulation protein YqfC, with the protein product MAKKWGQQMKNWLANSMNLPEDVMMDLPRITIIGQLHIYIENHRGLLAFSDKEVRLLLTKGQLLIQGHSFTIKTILPEEILLEGKIVKLMYLEG
- the yqfD gene encoding sporulation protein YqfD; protein product: MNNQWLVFFRGVVHVKIIGPGAERFLNQLIRSRIPLWQVKRQEMGTITFSLSLHHVQDLRKCARDFEGKVFFLKGEGLPFLLKRMLKSSGFIIGMVAFLVLVLLLSNVVWRIDINGASPEMEHKIRKELDRIGIEKGRLIFSLDDPEMVQKKLFHEVDGLTWIGVELRGSTYHFQVVEKNAPKEKQTNDSQHLVAKKDAVIVNMFVEKGQAVVKRNQFVRKGQLLVSGYIGDEKKSKKVSAAGKVYGETWYKTVVELPLTTDFNTLTGLNVRKHYIKVDRFKLKVWGFKEPAFANAQLEDKEYPISFLGMKLPINYIEKSYYESEQVQRSYTENEAKTQALQAARKDLQAQLSEKAKISGEKILHNQIKNGKVKLIVHFQVLEDIAVGQSITQGDIENARRKKHNEPPAR
- the recO gene encoding DNA repair protein RecO; amino-acid sequence: MLQKVEGIIIRTINYGETNKIVTVFTRENGKLAFMARGARKPNSRLSAITQPLTHGQFLVQRGSGLGTLQQGEILTSMRHVREDLMITAYAAYMVELLDKSTDDQQVNPYLYEFLKQSLYYLNEGYDAEILTNIFEMKMLQVIGLRPELSSCVQCQSYEGRFSFSVRENGLLCHRCFDIDPHRLPLSQPAIRLLRLFYYIDLERLGAINVKPETKKELRAAISLYYDEYSGLFLKSRRFIDQLEKMEAIFTERKQED
- a CDS encoding PhoH family protein, which codes for MPEEKNIMNLQLDNPNEAQALLGVSDKNLTILEEEFNVSIITRGETIHIAGLEDATALVKEIIYRLLVVIRKGIQISERDIINAVQMAKRGTIEYLEELYEQEITKNAQGKPIRIKTLGQQQYISAIRHKDLVFGIGPAGTGKTYLAVVMAVHALKKGQVKRIVLTRPAVEAGESLGFLPGDLKEKVDPYLRPLYDALNDVLGTEHTQRLIERGTIEIAPLAYMRGRTLDDAFVILDEAQNTTKAQMKMFLTRLGFGSKMVITGDRTQIDLPKGAQSGLVSAEHILKNVTSTSFIYLEQSDVVRHPLVAKIIQAYEEAKE